A single genomic interval of Xiphophorus couchianus chromosome 2, X_couchianus-1.0, whole genome shotgun sequence harbors:
- the LOC114149979 gene encoding olfactomedin-like yields the protein MIFSSSMMLLLFPLLFSSVQIWAYRVPGQKKSDSCQCDVNTTIWSFPALKYESVQQQVETCETSLHGLQGQVLVSSQRLPGIQVQISNLTARLEPYRYLHDRGLYTALSIRLLGQELSQLETDITVVHSQLNNAQSQKLHKEVGKLHKDVLKMQTSDTVNMKTVKEKLRYLKNNVESCKSIPKDFRGQNRYCMKGLITNISDPITTKINPYDKNHISGSWGKQAQMDSGTDTETYWVQTLTSSNIYGNIVRLYQTYKDFMRSANHRDATFSSSVTAPTAIEGPSAVLYGDGLYYHCYRSADICRYDLKTNEVKRVTLPGTGVGFNNKFPYCYYECRSNSDVDVEADETGLWALYATVGNHGNLVVSKLFWDDNSKTINVSQTWETRLFKKAATNAFMVCGVMYATRYVDEYREEVFYAFDTATGKEDNSLALPLEKVAKGVASLSYNPVNRQIYMYNDGYLLAYQAYF from the exons ATGATTTTTTCATcaagcatgatgctgctgctctTCCCACTGCTCTTTTCTTCG GTACAGATCTGGGCTTACCGTGTACCTGGTCAGAAAAAGTCTGACTCTTGCCAGTGCGATGTGAACACCACAATATGGTCGTTCCCTGCTCTGAAGTATGAGtctgtgcagcagcaggttgaAACCTGTGAGACGTCTCTGCATGGCCTGCAGGGGCAG GTTTTGGTCTCCAGTCAGCGTCTCCCTGGCATTCAGGTTCAAATTTCAAACTTGACAGCACGACTTGAGCCATACCGGTACCTGCATGACCGCGGACTGTACACAGCGCTGTCCATCCGTCTGCTGGGCCAGGAGCTCAGCCAGCTGGAGACGGACATCACCGTTGTGCACAGCCAGCTCAACAATGCCCAGTCGCAGAAACTCCACAAAGAG GTGGGTAAATTGCATAAAGATGTGCTAAAGATGCAAACGTCAGACACAGTGAACATGAAGACAGTCAAGGAGAAACTTCGCTACCTGAAGAACAACGTCGAATCCTGCAAGTCGATCCCAAAAGACTTCAGAG GCCAGAACAGGTACTGCATGAAGGGCCTGATCACCAACATCAGTGACCCCATTACAACCAAAATCAATCCCTATGACAAGAACCACATCTCTGGATCATGGGGCAAACAGGCGCAGATGGACAGTGGGACGGACACAGAAACCTACTGGGTTCAGACCCTAACCAGCAGCAACATCTATGGAAACATAGTCCGCCTTTACCAAACCTACAAAGACTTCATGCGTTCTGCCAACCACAGGGACGCTACTTTCTCATCCTCCGTCACAGCTCCCACCGCCATTGAGGGTCCTAGTGCTGTGCTGTACGGTGACGGTCTGTATTATCACTGCTACCGCTCTGCAGATATTTGCCGCTACGACCTGAAGACCAATGAGGTCAAGCGGGTGACCCTTCCTGGCACAGGTGTGGGCTTCAACAACAAATTTCCATATTGTTACTATGAATGCCGCTCGAATAGCGATGTGGATGTTGAGGCTGATGAAACCGGGCTGTGGGCTCTATATGCCACTGTTGGCAACCATGGTAATCTGGTAGTGAGCAAGCTGTTTTGGGATGACAACTCAAAGACGATCAACGTGTCTCAAACCTGGGAGACGAGGCTGTTCAAGAAGGCAGCGACTAACGCTTTCATGGTATGTGGTGTGATGTACGCCACCCGCTATGTAGATGAATACAGAGAGGAAGTATTCTACGCCTTTGACACAGCAACAGGAAAAGAGGACAACTCTCTGGCACTGCCACTGGAGAAGGTAGCCAAAGGAGTGGCTAGTCTGAGCTACAACCCGGTCAACAGGCAGATCTACATGTACAATGATGGATATCTCCTGGCCTATCAGGCCTACTTCTGA